Part of the Lolium rigidum isolate FL_2022 chromosome 6, APGP_CSIRO_Lrig_0.1, whole genome shotgun sequence genome, tcctcttcatcttcagtatCAGCATGAGGTGCACGAGCAGGTCTAGGAGGAGGAGCACCAAAGTACAAGGAAGGATCAAAGTTCTGAACATCTCATCGaaaggagaggcatctcccagtttggtgcgtggacaggctccaactcagggccaggaggagggaCAGGCACATTCCTagtagccatgaactcattttggtgcctccttgtctcttggttcaaggaaagactttgatgtgcaacatcattggtatttttgcacatcttCCATAAGCTAGAGAAGAACCGAGAGACACCACGCTGTGGGCGCCTAGaggagctggagctagcatggtcatggcttgccttggaccggcgctcagaaggcatcatctcAGGAACATCTTGTCTATCACCTTGGGCAGGTACCTTGAAAGCATCCATCCTGACCCGCTCACCTTGAGTATTGAGAGGTGCGGGCACAACATggttgatgagcagctgaacgtactgggcaagattaggagtcaaccgctcgcgaacacagcgccgtaactcacagtagatgagatcacagccatcaataagtTTCCGGTGCTCAGGGTgacagtagtacatcaagttcagatgatatgcacggcattcacttgtatcgccggacttgctgatgagggtctcacggaatagcttggcaagtacaaggtaggagtagtacatgccCGAGATGGTAGGAGGTCCAGGGGTGGGTTCCGGAGGATAGCAAAAAGCAATGTCCCCTCTGTTGAACTTCTGCTGAGAATAGATCTTGAAACCAGAAGCACTCCCTCCACCAAACCCCAAggcttcacagaaatcaagataggtgcaagtgtatttctgtttgcccgtcatccaagtcatagtccgggctgcatcatcatggaagaagactgTGCAGTGAAACTGTCTCACCAAGGAtggacaatagcacccatcagtaggtgtcaagcacataagatcatacaaccccatccgcctcgaggtcgcaaccacaaagcgaaacttggtggcttcatacattccaatgacatctttgatggccttgggcataacaatggtgccTTTCTTCATGTGCTCGTGGGAGTCATAGTAGTCATCCCACATGACTTTCGTGTCTTGGTCCGAAAAGCTGATCCCCCCTGTGTAAGTGGGTTCCTCAAAGCGATAGGGGTTGGACTCTCTGAGTCTTCTCCATGCACCAATATGTacatcaccaacatggaactctggcagtacctcatcaccatcctgtgCTGCATGTTTATCTTTCCTCTTATTGGCAGATGTCTTAGTGCGGCCCCTAGCTGAGCTGCCACCAGCGAGCTGAGAGGCACGACCACTAGTACGGCGTGGTGGGTGCCCAGCAAGCCTCCCTCTCTTGGCAGTGGTGTCACGGTCCTCACCGCTCCAGTCTCCTGTGAATAAGCAATATAGGGCGAGGAGAGCAAtgaggtaagtgtacatgtcatcagcatATATGAGGAAGCCAAAAGCATAGCCTATACTCAAGTGTTTCGACGAGATCATGCGAAAAAGCCGGGCGAGCCCAGcgcggggccggtccgaccggacgacgagaccggacgagccggttggccatccggttgaccgggcggtgcgccggaccagccggttgataggccggtcggccgggctgTTGACCGGGTCGTGCTGAGTTGTGATGTTTGCCCGAGAAATtcgacacaaaatcatgcaaaaactcactaACTTGAACATAGATTACACCAGGAGAGTGAACAATGTGCATAGGAGGGGTGTGACACTCTaggtggcatgaggacttactaaccctaaccctaaccctaacttttctcaactttcctcaaaaatgagcaatgggagagggaaagcaagagggagagggatagggagaaagatttacccgaagacatcgtCCTCTTTGCCCAAGTGAGCAAGAAGAACTCGTGAAGAAGCCTTGcggaccaaatccccaagatctcccaaaatagcttgagagggaccaaatccttgggTGAAGATGCTTGAGAGGTCCCGATCTATCTTTGTGTGAAGTTTGGGGAGAAGCTagtggtgggaagtgcctaggacgtggtggagatggtggaggcggtggccaTGGAGGTTTCAgaggtgggggataatgaggaagaagatccccaaggggtatcctctccaagacataacagcccgcacggccggtcgggcgcccggtcgaccgggccagacgCCGGATGACCCGGCGCAAAGGCCGatccgaccgggccagtgaccggccagAGTCAATTTGCCCAAAAATGTgtcattttgcctcgtttttcCCCTATTCTTTGTataaatgtgtgtgagtgctcagatgatgacatgtacatatagatagatagatgatgatgagatgagcatagacatggggttggaaatacaaagttctctaggcatacccattggaatgaaatccaaacaaaatataaatagCGACAATGGGTATGATTCGAAGTATatttatatcaagaatcataagtcattttgaaatgattttggcaataagatcatttggccttatatagtcaaatcaagttataatgaaggctcaatgaggggcgggggattaatccccctatgtgaaagtgcaaatgtcatgagacctcgaagagacatgcttgggtccatataatgacattgggtctatttatgttgcacacataggtatgcatcatgccaagacatggtaagatgactatccccatgtgTGCTatacctctaagctagatagcaagataaatgcaagaatatagtgcaagaagttaatcaatccaagtttttaggatcaagaataccaagttctcctctcaagttaacaaagcgggcttcatccaaaggcttagtgaaaatatccgccaattggtaggttgttcccacatgagtgagatcaatatccttattggcaacatgatcacgtaggaagtgatggcgaatgtcaatatgtttggtgcgacaatgttgaaccgggttgttggcgatctttattgcactttcattgtcacaaagaagaggcaccgtaccaagagacacaccatagtctttcaaggtttgcttcatccataacaattgagtgcaacaagatgccgtggatatgtattcggcttcggcggtggatagggcggtggagttttgtttcttggatgaccaactcaccaatgaccggccaataaattggcaagccccggaggtagacttccgatcaaccttatcaccggcccaatcggaatccgaatagccaatgagttcaaaggttgacccctttggataccatagcccgagagtaggagtgagaacaaggtatcttagtatccgtttgaccgccactaaatggctctccttgggagcggattgaaaacgagcacacatccctacacttagcatgatatccggcctagaggcacaaaggtaagagcaaggatcctatcatggagcggtatacctttatgtccacatccttctcaccgtcacatgaaccaagttgcccctttacgggcatgggtgtcttcattggactcgcattggtcatgttgaatttcttgagcatgtccttcacatatttttcttgagagatgaaggtgccttttgcaagttgcctcacttggaagcctagaaagaacttcaactctcccatcatggacatctcaaatttcctagtcatcaatagctcaaaagctttgttatgattggggttagttccaccaaagataatatcatcaacatatatttgacatataaagaggccaccccctttaacccgcttggtgaaaagggtggaatcgaccgtacccatgcaaaacccatcatgtagtaagaaatccctaaggaactcctaccaagcacgtggagcttgcttgagaccgtagagtgccttgtggagtaaatacacgtggttgggtcggcatgggtcttgaaCTTCCGGGGGttgtgccacatatgcggtttcttttaggggaccattcaaaaatgcacttttcacatccatttgatataatttgaaattgtggaaagatgcaaatgcaagcaaaagacgaatagcttcaagatgggctaccggcgcaaaggtatcctcaaaatccataccttctatttgggcaaacccttgcgctactaaccttgctttgtttcgtataacaatgccattctcatcttgcttgttcttgaatacccatttggtcccaatgacattgatgcgatgatccttgggtctctcaactagagaccatacttcattgcgagtgaaacactccaattcttcttgcatggcaattacccaatccggatcgaccaaggcttcatgtaccttgagtggttcaaaactagacacaaaagcatgatgttgacaataagtgataagtaacgcatggtgtctacgagttccactccccttgagatgctaccaaggacttgatccactttcatgtcgcttgcccttgtagcggccttgatcttccgaacggttccttcatgatcaatgaattcatctcttgctagtacttgatcatgagggaccatttgagcttgatcatgagttgaggatgtttcttgatcgtcatcatgatcttgctccatggaatgaggatcttcttcttgttcttcggattgtgactcatcttgagtagaggatggttcttgagttgcacatgatggttcggcttgagttgagctaggctccacttgtggcgtgcttgaaacatctactccatcatcttgatcatcattatgaacctccatgggccggatgtgtccaatgcccatatgcttgatggcactagatggatcatcatcattacctgcaacacatggaacaacttgctccacttgggagccattatcctccaagaacaccacgtcacaagatacttcaatggtcccggaggacggttgtagtatctataggcgtgaagttctccgcatatccaacaaatataccctctatggttctagtttcaaatttaccgagctttcctttgttgttcttaacaaggcatttgcatccaaagacacgaatatatgtgacattaggcttgttaccggtaaggagctcgtatggggttttgttgtggaggggacggaggaagagccggttggagtagtggacggccgtagagatggcttctccccaaaagttgtggggtgagttgaattcactcaacatggttcttgccatctcaatgatagtccggttcttcctttcaacaacaccgttttgttgaggggtgtatggcgtcgaaaactcatgcttgatgccctcatcatcaacaaactcttgcatagtgtagttcttgaactcggtgccattgtcggtcctaatttcCTTGAtcacggattcatacatacgttgagctttcttggcgaaggtgatgaactctctatgggtctcgtccttagacttaaggagaaagacccaagagtatcttgagtaatcatcaacaatgacaagtccatacttgctcccaccaagagtatcataatgtgatggcccaaagaggtccaaatgaaggagctccaaaggcctagatgtggtaacaatactcttgatgggatgcttcttcttgagttgctttccggctacacatgcactacaaacacgatctttctcaaaataaacgccggttagtccctcaatatgctcaccctttaggagttgtttaagattcctcatgttaacatgaccaaggcggcgatgccacaaccaaacttcgtcatgcttggccgccattagacatgtggagaaggaggggctctctttcgagaggtcaaccacgtaaaggttgttctccacatatccaacaaggaccaatttgagattgtcactcctaaagacttgcacataatatttagtgaaatatgaattgtaactcggcatcggcaagatgatatatagaaagtaagttatagccaaggtgttcaacaagcataaccagtctcaaggcacaagtccttagagattgctaccttgccatacccaagtacctttccctttgagttgtcaccaaaggtaatgcttgacttcttgttgatatcttcaatgaattgatcaagcacaccttttcctccggtcatatgattggtgcatccactatcaaacacccattttggaccaccggaggaatacccctacaaaatcaagtagaggatttaggaaccctacgattaatgggttcctttgcaatggcaacaatatcttttggtacccaaattgagtaccctctataagcatagccattaggagggccaacatagttagcatagacatcaccataataatcaacaaataatgcatagtgatcgtttggcccgtgcggtcaccactagtggctttgccctttgaggctttgccattgttagtaaccttcttgttcttatcttgagcgggtttctccttcttgtagttgttcttcttgtgagacttgggaacatatccaagtccatacttttgattgtttgacctttgcttactcaagaggtcatccaatcccatcttgttcttggcggtggtgaactttgcaagttcctttgttaacctaacattttcctcaagaatagatgcatgctcacaataggattcattaggatgatagtcgagaccatatttagtcaccaaggattcaagatatgcattggtctcaacatgcaaagagagttcctcttgtaaacgaacatgttcctcaacaagcttagcatgctcactagtaaaagatgtagggggactagcatgcttttcaacaacaatgggatccttcattgattcaagtgctttcatgtaggtttcttggagtaggtcatggttctctccaagtttcttgagctcatcctttacaagcttgttagctctttcaaggtggtcaagatccctagtgagagaagcatgagcaacttcaagttccactTTTGaagtatggagcacttgagtcaaagattgagccctatcaatagtttctaggtccttaactttatcaagttcataggtttcaatttgttgcttaaggccttgagatatgcacctttcggtttttagctcttgtcttaggagattgaatctccgttccttttcatccaattgatattctaattcctcaatggactcatccttttctttgagagagtccatcaagaaatcaaacttgacaagagcatcaccacgaagggtgcatctaacattgtaaagttccttaagcacaattagttcatcttgattttcattttcatcatcaagaacactagatagggaaggtggagattccattaccttggtttcccttgccataagacaggagccaacgattgtagaggaagaagagtcatcggagtcatcatcttgagtgattcttgccatgaaggaggaaccaacatcattctctgtggagtagtccttggagtagtcatatgtgaagagtgacccgggcttggagaaatccaaaccggccaccccggcctccttctcctcatcttcatcttcatcatcggacaagtactcggctccaacaaaagctcttcccttgttcttcttgaatcgatcgttgattgggtttggcttcaatcttggcttgacccctttgatgaatcttggcttgtctacccttttctcataagggcactcatttgcaaagtggctatcttcatcacaattgtagcaagttctcttcttcttcttgtcattgaggagcattggaaactttgccttgtatttcttggcaaagaaagcaaagtcggtagccatgtcactagttgaagtcatctcttcttcttcttcaatttcatagtcttctttgctttcatggtcggctctagctttgagagcaaggttgtgtgacgcttcatggttgtgtgaggcttcatcaacacggttcattgccttgagcctctttcggctttggccatgctttcattggcggccacataggagactagatcatcggagttgagatcggcactcttggtcatgatttgcaagttgagtccaagtttggtgtcttcttgtttgacggcaatcatagcaatgaccttggattttatgaaggcttcgttcatctcgaatccgtcattgtacttctcggcaccaagtcccttgacccttactttcggagcaccaagcctagcataggcatcgaatacggattctccatctttAATCATGAGctggtaggcctcttgctttgcggtctcatagagagctgattggatcaaatcggttccctcttggagtactacgatccgatcccacaactctttagcggagacaatgtcatcgacttgatcaagaagcttgcggttgatgccacttctaatcttgtcacgtgcggatgcattgagttgacggttgtagaactcggtggaggtcaaccgagtaggatcttgtggctcccgatgtccatgaacaatgagctcccatagctccacctGCTGCgatctgcgaatatgagattccatagcagatttccaatgtggaaagtgagttccatcgtaatggggaacggtcccactatggtttatatgaggcatgggtgaagtgtttcgggatagtcatggttaacatcatggtaggattctttagaagccgaagccccactaagagttccacccgcgagttaggttcttaagcatggcgatCATTtactgtcatttggttttgtagctcatcctcctttttcttcttctcggcatcatatgccaagagtctagatttcatctctttaaccgaaaggttagagtcgtcatctagaccctcgaagagtttatccatctcactcttaaggcggtgaagcccttaataagagtccgaggctacgataccaattgaaagtatagagatggtaaacctagagggggggtgaataggtttctaaaaattttaattctttctttgcaatattaggctttgcggaatataaagatgagcctaatgcaaactaggtgaagcaacctatatgaggatacaactaactcaagcacgaaggctctcacaggcagttaaatcacaagtaaggagttcggttagagatagcagatagcacgcggagacgaggatgtattcccgtgttcccttgctttgcaacaaggtacgtcacgtttggaggagtggaggtcccacgaaggattccccgcgccacgaaggctcaccctattctccggagcctatcccacgaaggaatagctcactcacttgtggtagactttgaggtagcctccaaaccttcacaatcttgccggagcaaatccacggcccggatgcttccggactcctcttgcccacctagggtttccaaggaaccctaggaagcaagcttctcaatgaatacaagggggaatgagatttggcttggtagaacggtagatcgggtcctcctctaatgattccccggagggatttgagtttgggtggaggaggaggtagatctgaggcttttggtgtttctagcaatggagtaagagagagagagctcaagaacagtttatagtatgttgcctaactgttcagaggtaggagaaggcctatttatagtgttcttcgaaatacggccgttggtcacttgccacatcagcagattcgtcgagaaacccggtcgaccggatttggcgccggacaggccgggtccacggcccggtcggaccgggccacggaccgggccggccggtttccaaccggagctgggaccgggtcttgaccgggcaggcgTCCCGAGCTTGCCGGATTGCGCCGGATGGCACGGGCGCAaagtccggttgccgaccgggccgctcggtcgagtgcccggtcggaccgggccgtggaccggagcggccggtccgaaaccgggctggcgaccggacggCGACCGGAGGGCTCGCCTTCTTTGTCGGaacctgcccggatggcaccgggttACCGGGTCCGGtcagtgaccgggctgtccggtgccagggccggtccgaccggatctgtgACCGGCCAGGCCCTGAAGAACTTGCTGATTTTTCGTTGAAttgggggggtctcccgttgcctttttgttccatttctacaccatcatacctctttggctaatacctgaaagtcatcttgtagacatgtattagtccaaatactctagcacggtgtcatagataccaaaataatggataagggtaaaatacccttacatctCTAAACTGATGGTAAGCTTCCATGCAATCACTTTGGATAGTTACTCTATTGACTGACTTGAACCATGGATTCAATGATGCACAAAACTTCCTAAAACCAGCATACTCAACAAATGTAAACGGGAGCACATGCAAGACAACTAGATTGACAAGCTCAATTCTGGCAGCTTCTTGATCAAATTTCCAATCAGGGTCTATTTCATAGGAAGTTTTGATTTGCTTAATCACACCATCCATTGAATCTTTCACCTCACATATCTTCAAATGTCTACCAAGTTGGCTGGTACCTGATACCTTTGAAGCTGGAAATACATTGTCGCAATACTTGCATCGGCCTTGCATTAATAATCCCCCGACATATATTGGCTCAGCATCCTTCCATATTTTAGAGGTAAGCTTGCGTGGCCTGCGTTTGGAGCCTACAAGTATGACAATGTCAAATGTTGCCAttttcattgtatgaatgatcatATTTGAGAACATTTGGTAGAGGTTTAAACATACCATTTGTAGGAGTGGGTGATGGATCATGCATAGATGCTGGGGTACCATTTGTAGCAGTAGGTGATAGATCATGCATAAATGCTGCTGTGCCATTTGTAGCAGTAGGTGATAGATCATGCAAAGAAGGGAGCTTCAAAGTCGCGGCTACAGTGGGAGATATTGCATGCAAATTTGGACTTCCATGTGATTGCGCCCTTTGTCTTGCCATCCTATTTATCATAGGAGATCTAGATACGATTGGAGCAACTTTTCTTACGGGCTTAGACTTGTTTTGCGGTTGAGTCATTTCAACCTGCATTTACAACAACAGGCTACATTAGCATCACATTGTCAGTATATAAAGCACTCATGGTCTTATCTAGTATAAGAAGAAACAAGCTTACCTTGGCATTAATCAATTTGGCAGCCTTTTTTGCTCTTGAGCTACCACTAGCCTCTGAAAGTGGTCTTTTGGTCCCTGCAGTTGGACTTTTATCTGAATTTTTTATTGTAACCTGCAATCATTCAGTCAATAAACATCACTACATACGGGCATTGTATTGTACTTCCTATTCTTCCACACACACAAAAATATAACCTTCTTGGCGCTCTTCTTTGATAATGGAAGTGACGTGGGAACCTCGTTACTGTCACGGACGTCGCTGGCCCACTGCAGCTCCCCACATGCATCAATGGACTTCTGCGATTCCCCACATAATTTAGTTAGTAAGGCACACAAAATACATCAGACATGCCAGATACCATGCATGAGTAGTCATACAATTTGACAAGTTAGAATAGGTGGAACAGGAAGTCTGATTAAACTATAAGGTACAAACGTAAATGGCAAAAGTATGTGCAGCAGCAGAAACTTTTGAGAAAAAAAGAGATAGAGCTTATTATACACTATGATCACATCCAGTGATATCAACAAACTATACTGGTGAACAGTCAACGAATTTGCACTAGAAGATATGCTACAGATATGATTATGAAATTGGTGAGCAGGGCGGAAATCCTTGCATACTGAAATTTAAAATGACAGTTCGGCAAAAGCACTCTAAGGTGCCAAATACAGGATGTGCTAGCGTGCATACTGAAACTTAAAATGACAGACATGCTTGTCTATTGATTTGCTGATATCGACAGGAATAGCTGGAACATGAAGTCTCATTTTACAAAATAATGGGATGCAGCATATCTACAGAATGGTTTGTCCAAGGATCCCCAATCAATTCAGTTTAGGCCCCAATCAGTTTGATCATCTAACCGTGCAGCGTTAAAGTCGATGGAAACATGCCAACGAGATAATTACAGCACAGATGGGTGGAAGAGTATACCTTCTTGCGGATCTTCTTCGGCGGCTTCCCATGAATTTCGCTGGACATCTTTGGCTCCCCACCGACCTGCAGTTGAGGATCCCCAAGAACATCGCCGGCCGCCGGGACCTCCTCTCCGATCTGCTGCTGATGGGACGGCGTGAGCTTGGCCATGGTGGGAGAAGTGGagcggagggagggaggggctgctGATTGAGCGGAGGGAGGGATCggagggagcggcggcggaaTTTCGCCGGCCATGGTGCGGCGCCCGTCCAAGGAAGCGGAGCCAGGAAGAAGTATCCAGGACGACGACCTAATCCGTCGAGGCGGCGCAATGGCGGTAGCGAACGCGTAGCGGAAGCCCACCAAGCTTTTTCTCTTCGTTGTGGGTGTTCGTTAAAAGGCTTTAACTGGGCTGGGCTGGCGGCACCATGGACGGCCCGTGACCACCTACAGGCATATCCGTTAGGGATTATAAGTCCCGAGGGTCAATTCGCTAAGACCGAGAAAATCCATAATTTTTCTCATTGATTACTGCATGCACCAATAGTTTTACATGCATGAGAGAATAGAGAGAAAAAGGTGAACATCCATTGGGTAATAGAGGACAATAAATAGAAAATGAATTATAATTTTGAAAAGCTCATAGACCTTATAATTCCTAACGTATGGAATACACAACAACCGTGCGAAATGTTCATGAGCATTATATAATCCCATACCCGCCTCAGAAAACCTTAACCCTGTCTCTCCCACAAGTACTCAGATATCttgttttctctctctctctcagaacATACACACACACCCATACAAACGAACATGTGCACATCGTTAGAGACTTCATCACTACTTCCTTGTCTAGATTTGGCCCAAAGGGCGTCTTGGAAGGAGGGGAAGAACAAAGTGAGGTGAAAAAATTGGACGAGAAGAGAAGTTTACCACGACACGacatgatgataggaggaggtCGTCCGCCCGACACACATGGTACGAAAGGATGATGGTGAGGAGGAGGCGGGCATCGAAGGAGTAGTGAAAAAGAGGAGACTAGAGGATATGGTAGTGCATGAGAAAATGGTGAGGGCGAGGCCATAATTGGcgcgggaagagagctcctcaccTTACTTCCTGATCCATAGGCGGTGCGGTCCTCTTGGATCCATTGTCTAAGTAATTGGATGCCTCATATGATATGGAGGATCCACTGGCTAGAGTGGAGGACAAAGATTACTAATTCGATCGTGGCCACAACATCGTCCCTAGCCCCAAACCACCTCATGGCGACTACTAGTTGAGCATTATGACTAATGAATATTTGAATCCGCCAGCGGATCTTTACAAAGATTTCTATGTTCCTAAATTAACTTTTTCCCTCTTGCGAATTAAATTAGCTTGGTAAATAAATC contains:
- the LOC124663781 gene encoding uncharacterized protein LOC124663781, encoding MAGEIPPPLPPIPPSAQSAAPPSLRSTSPTMAKLTPSHQQQIGEEVPAAGDVLGDPQLQVGGEPKMSSEIHGKPPKKIRKKKSIDACGELQWASDVRDSNEVPTSLPLSKKSAKKVTIKNSDKSPTAGTKRPLSEASGSSRAKKAAKLINAKVEMTQPQNKSKPVRKVAPIVSRSPMINRMARQRAQSHGSPNLHAISPTVAATLKLPSLHDLSPTATNGTAAFMHDLSPTATNGTPASMHDPSPTPTNGSKRRPRKLTSKIWKDAEPIYVGGLLMQGRCKYCDNVFPASKVSGTSQLGRHLKICEVKDSMDGVIKQIKTSYEIDPDWKFDQEAARIELVNLVVLHVLPFTFVEYAGFRKFCASLNPWFKSVNRVTIQSDCMEAYHQFRDVRETGAVRTVTPLPREGGLLGTHHAVLVVVPLSSLVAAQLGAALRHLPIRGKINMQHRMVMSCSSTMLCPHLSILKVSGSGWMLSRYLPKVIDKMFLR